A genome region from Cucurbita pepo subsp. pepo cultivar mu-cu-16 chromosome LG02, ASM280686v2, whole genome shotgun sequence includes the following:
- the LOC111787594 gene encoding serine carboxypeptidase-like 25, which produces MAISQIYFTATAFFLLQLISSPIHSHARSHEQEAATADRISSLPGQPEVSFEQFSGYVTVNHVAGRALFYWLTEASLQPLSKPLVVWLNGGPGCSSIAYGASEEIGPFRINKTASGLVTNKFSWNSVANLLFLETPAGVGFSYTNRSSDLLDTGDRRTAKDSLEFLVQWLGRFPRYKNRDVFLTGESYAGHYVPQLAREILAYNAKSSHPIHLKGIMVGNAVTDNYYDNLGTVTYWWSHAMISDKTYHELINTCDFSRQKESNECESLYTYAMDKEFGNIDQYNIYAPPCNHSDGSLTTRQSTMRLPHRPHRAFRQMAGYDPCTEKYAEIYYNRPDVQKALHANITKIPYRWTACSEILNRNWNDTDVSILPIYRELISSGMRVWVFSGDVDSVVPVTATRYSISQLKLTTKVPWYPWYVKNQVGGWTEVYEGLTFATVRGAGHEVPLFKPRAALQLFKSFIKGEPLPKS; this is translated from the exons ATGGCAATCTCTCAGATCTACTTCACAGCCACCGCCTTTTTCCTCCTCCAACTCATTTCTTCTCCCATTCACAGCCACGCCAGAAGCCATGAACAGGAAGCTGCCACGGCGGACAGAATCTCCAGCCTGCCAGGTCAGCCGGAGGTCTCTTTCGAGCAGTTCTCCGGGTACGTGACCGTGAACCACGTGGCAGGTCGAGCCCTCTTCTACTGGCTCACCGAAGCCTCCCTCCAACCCCTCTCCAAGCCCCTCGTCGTCTGGCTCAATGGAG GTCCGGGTTGCTCCTCCATAGCTTATGGAGCTTCCGAAGAAATTGGTCCATTTAGAATCAATAAGACAGCCTCCGGCCTAGTCACCAACAAGTTCTCTTGGAACTCCGTCGCCAACCTCCTCTTCCTCGAAACTCCGGCCGGTGTCGGGTTCTCTTATACCAATCGCTCCTCTGACTTGCTCGATACGGGTGACCGTCGTACTG CAAAGGATTCTCTGGAATTCCTCGTACAATGGCTCGGTCGTTTCCCGAGGTACAAGAACCGCGACGTTTTTCTTACGGGAGAAAGCTATGCTGGTCACTATGTTCCTCAGCTTGCCAGAGAAATCTTGGCCTACAATGCAAAATCCTCCCACCCTATTCATCTCAAGGGAATCATG GTTGGCAATGCTGTGACAGACAACTACTACGACAACTTAGGGACAGTAACTTACTGGTGGAGTCATGCTATGATCTCGGATAAGACGTACCATGAGCTCATTAACACTTGTGATTTTAGTCGACAAAAGGAATCGAACGAGTGCGAGTCCTTGTACACCTATGCCATGGATAAAGAGTTTGGGAACATTGATCAGTACAACATTTATGCACCTCCTTGCAACCACTCGGACGGTAGCCTCACGACCCGTCAGAGTACTATGCGATTGCCTCACCGACCTCACCGG GCATTCAGGCAAATGGCCGGCTATGATCCTTGTACTGAGAAATATGCAGAAATATACTACAATAGGCCAGATGTACAGAAAGCTCTTCATGCCAACATAACAAAAATTCCTTATAGATGGACTGCTTGCAG CGAAATCTTGAATCGAAATTGGAACGACACCGACGTATCGATACTTCCAATTTACAGGGAGTTGATATCAAGTGGCATGAGAGTGTGGGTTTTCAG TGGAGATGTGGACTCAGTGGTGCCTGTAACAGCAACAAGATATTCCATTTCACAGCTGAAATTAACTACGAAAGTTCCATGGTATCCATGGTATGTCAAAAACCAG GTGGGAGGTTGGACAGAGGTTTATGAAGGGCTTACCTTCGCAACAGTGAGAGGAGCAGGGCATGAAGTTCCATTGTTCAAACCAAGAGCGGCTCTTCAgcttttcaaatctttcatcaAAGGAGAACCGTTGCCAAAATCTTGA
- the LOC111787885 gene encoding uncharacterized protein LOC111787885 produces the protein MILKWGFPSLALHQLTRTPLSAKCEGLGIGDVFSDGNCGGFPSFLPKEVGKIKDPFARTMARKIERLPITLSETRLMSSCVKSVTRSKKSPVVLLHCFDSSCLEWSYAFPLLEEAGLETWAVDVLGWGFSDLDSLPPCNVQTKRSHLYQFWKSYIKRPMVLVGPSLGAAVALDFAVNHPEAVEKLVLINACVYSNCTGHPTKLPKVVAYAGVSLLKSIPLRLLANKLTFNELSLARNVEWTNVGRLHCLLPWWEDATVNFMYSGGYNVVSLIKQVKHRALVIAGEDDRIIRYKDAVRLHCELPNAIMRIITDSGHLPHVDSPASVSKLITEFVFHDSC, from the exons ATGATTTTGAAGTGGGGGTTCCCCTCATTGGCGCTTCACCAGCTTACGAGAACGCCGTTGTCCGCGAAATGTGAAGGTCTTGGCATTGGAGATGTCTTCTCTGATGGAAACTGTGGTGGTTTCCCTTCGTTTCTTCCTAAAGAGGTCGGTAAAATCAAAGATCCATTTGCTAGAACCATGGCTCGCAAAATCGAGAGGCTACCG ATCACATTATCAGAAACTCGCCTTATGAGCAGCTGCGTTAAATCAGTAACAAGAAGCAAGAAGAGTCCAGTGGTTCTACTCCATTGCTTTGACAG TTCTTGTTTGGAATGGAGTTATGCGTTTCCTCTTCTTGAAGAGGCTGGACTAGAAACGTGGGCTGTTGATGTTCTTGGATGGGGCTTTTCTGACTTGG ATAGTCTTCCTCCATGTAATGTGCAAACAAAGCGCTCTCATCTGTACCAG TTTTGGAAGTCCTACATCAAGAGGCCAATGGTGTTAGTTGGACCAAGCCTTGGTGCAGCTGTTGCACTTGACTTTGCAGTTAATCATCCGGAAGCT GTGGAAAAGCTGGTTTTGATCAATGCTTGTGTGTATAGCAACTGCACTGGGCATCCTACAAAGCTGCCGAAAGTGGTAGCATATGCTGGG GTTTCTTTGTTGAAAAGCATCCCATTGCGCCTCTTAGCAAATAAGTTAACCTTCAATGAACTTTCACTTGCTCGAAATGTAGAATGGACGAAT GTCGGCCGTTTACATTGTCTATTGCCTTGGTGGGAAGATGCAACTGTTAATTTTATGTACAGCGGAGGCTACAATGTAGTTTCTCTGATTAAACAG GTCAAGCACAGAGCACTCGTCATTGCAGGCGAAGATGACAGAATTATTCGCTATAAAGATGCAGTG AGACTGCACTGTGAACTACCAAATGCAATAATGCGAATAATAACAGACAGTGGCCATCTGCCCCATGTTGACAGTCCTGCTTCTGTTTCAAAGCTTATTACAGAGTTTGTGTTTCATGATTCCTGCTAG
- the LOC111789246 gene encoding exocyst complex component EXO70E2: MGDCEFMGSDLGVEERLIAAANCIIKGLSSNISLSDDTKSVMVDLCSKLSLITTQNHQIGVTKDRDVGLVDEIESRLNVVQKKIMGWEADQSMIWDSAFPNDACEYLNAADDAWELVGKLESLCFEDEHGYELSRKAHDVLQTAMARLEEEFRHLLAKSSLEYEPESMSSHVTEDSVEEGSTSLYRDESFESSVRSCSVGRTLENSIIDLVNSDAVIELRGIANVMFKAGYDQECIQAYNHLRREALNECLSMLEMEKMSIEDVLKMDWVTLNSKIRKWNRAMKRFVRVYLASEKFLCDQVFGDEGLVSLSCFVESSKASMLQLLNFGEAMAIGPHPPEKLNRILEMYEVVGEHLSDIDTLYCDDVGYLVRIEYHDVLNSLGKSVTATFLEFGKAIAANTSPNAFAGGGIHHLTKYVMNYLLILTDYGDSLNVLLGDGEDVYPNSPSSSENPSREEEKEGEFSPMARHFRSVATILESNLEEKSKQYKDPALQHFFLMNNIHYMAQKVRGSELSQIFGEDWVRKRYMNFQQHVLNYKRASWNSIVLYLMEDGVQHPGSNSVSRNVLKERLRSFNVAFEEIYKTQTSWIIHDSRLRDDLRISTSLQVIPAYRAFFGRCNNHVSDKLIKYTPDDLEGFLLDLFEGSPKSLANTNRR, from the coding sequence ATGGGGGACTGTGAGTTTATGGGTTCGGATTTAGGAGTAGAGGAGCGGCTAATTGCTGCAGCTAATTGCATTATTAAGGGTTTGAGTTCAAATATAAGCCTTTCAGATGATACAAAGAGCGTTATGGTTGATCTTTGCTCAAAGTTATCATTAATAACCAcacaaaatcatcaaattgGAGTGACCAAAGACAGGGATGTTGGGCTTGTTGATGAGATTGAGAGTAGGCTTAATGTAGTGCAGAAGAAAATCATGGGATGGGAGGCTGATCAGTCTATGATTTGGGACTCGGCTTTCCCGAACGATGCGTGTGAGTATCTGAATGCTGCTGATGATGCCTGGGAATTGGTTGGGAAGCTAGAGAGCTTGTGTTTTGAGGATGAACACGGTTATGAACTTTCGAGGAAGGCGCACGATGTTCTTCAAACGGCTATGGCGAGGCTTGAGGAAGAGTTTAGGCATTTGCTTGCTAAGAGTAGCCTTGAATATGAGCCTGAGAGTATGTCGTCCCATGTAACGGAAGATTCTGTGGAGGAGGGATCGACGAGTTTATATCGAGATGAATCTTTTGAGAGTTCAGTTCGGAGTTGTAGCGTTGGGAGAACGTTGGAGAATTCGATCATTGATTTGGTCAATTCGGATGCGGTTATTGAGCTTAGAGGTATTGCTAATGTTATGTTCAAGGCTGGTTATGATCAGGAGTGTATTCAAGCTTATAATCATCTTCGTCGAGAGGCTTTAAACGAGTGCTTGTCGATGCTTGAAATGGAGAAAATGAGTATTGAGGATGTGCTGAAAATGGATTGGGTTACGTTGAACTCGAAGATCAGGAAATGGAACCGAGCGATGAAGCGATTCGTGCGAGTCTATTTAGCGAGTGAAAAATTCCTTTGTGATCAAGTTTTCGGGGATGAAGGATTGGTTAGTTTGAGTTGTTTTGTCGAATCATCGAAGGCATCAATGCTGCAGCTTCTGAACTTCGGCGAGGCCATGGCTATAGGTCCTCATCCGCCCGAAAAACTGAATCGTATACTCGAAATGTACGAGGTTGTCGGAGAACATCTCTCCGACATCGATACATTATACTGCGATGATGTTGGATATCTTGTTAGAATTGAATATCATGATGTTCTAAATAGTTTAGGTAAATCTGTTACGGCGACATTCCTCGAGTTCGGGAAAGCTATTGCAGCAAACACATCGCCGAACGCATTTGCAGGTGGTGGCATCCATCATCTAACGAAATATGTCATGAATTACCTTCTGATTCTTACAGACTATGGCGACTCCCTCAACGTGCTCCTCGGAGACGGTGAAGATGTATATCCTAATTCACCATCGTCCTCTGAGAATCCAAGtcgagaagaagaaaaagaaggcgAGTTCTCTCCGATGGCTCGCCATTTTCGATCGGTTGCTACAATTCTAGAGAGCAACCTCGAAGAGAAGTCGAAGCAATACAAAGATCCAGCTCTACAGCACTTCTTTTTGATGAACAATATACATTACATGGCTCAAAAGGTTCGAGGTTCGGAGCTAAGCCAGATATTCGGGGAGGATTGGGTTCGAAAACGTTACATGAACTTCCAGCAGCATGTATTAAACTACAAGAGGGCGAGTTGGAATTCAATAGTGTTATACCTTATGGAGGACGGGGTTCAACATCCGGGTTCTAATTCAGTGTCGAGAAACGTGCTGAAAGAGAGGCTGCGTAGCTTCAATGTCGCGTTCGAAGAGATCTACAAAACTCAAACGTCATGGATCATTCACGACTCTCGGCTTCGAGACGACCTGAGAATCTCGACGTCGCTCCAAGTGATCCCGGCGTACCGAGCGTTCTTTGGAAGATGTAATAATCATGTAAGTGACAAGCTGATCAAGTACACTCCGGATGATTTGGAGGGATTCCTTCTTGATCTGTTTGAGGGATCTCCAAAATCACTGGCCAACACCAACCGGAGATGA